One Denticeps clupeoides chromosome 3, fDenClu1.1, whole genome shotgun sequence DNA window includes the following coding sequences:
- the LOC114786859 gene encoding mannose-binding protein C-like, with amino-acid sequence MAPSFTFYCCLALSFTLFVSAAVPQAPDALSCPAPAGVPGNNGLPGRDGRDGQEGRAGAPGPRGEKGDPGLQVQGPPGKTGPVGPVGPVGPVGQKGDTGAPGTGFSDALASEIQSLKMSMSLLQKAAGFRTLMKAELKYFVTEGWMDTFDVGLKICGESGGKLVLPENHEENDTLLKIMKKMSASIAWISATDRAEEGSFVDSEGRALNFTKWKSGEPNNANDAEDCVNANSAMEWNDEPCDLKYLIVCELND; translated from the exons ATGGCGCCGAGCTTCACTTTTTACTGTTGTCTGGCGCTGAGCTTTACTCTCTTCGTTTCTGCTGCAGTCCCTCAGGCTCCGGATGCACTCAGCTGCCCGGCACCTGCCGGTGTCCCTGGAAACAACGGCCTCCCCGGCAGGGATGGGAGGGATGGACAGGAGGGGAGAGCAGGAGCACCTGGACCCAGGGGGGAGAAAGGAGATCCAG GACTGCAAGTCCAGGGACCTCCTGGTAAAACTGGGCCAGTTGGCCCAGTTGGCCCAGTTGGTCCAGTGGGACAGAAGGGGGATACAGGAGCTCCAG GTACAGGTTTCAGTGATGCTCTAGCCTCGGAAATACAGAGTCTGAAAATGTCaatgtctctgctgcagaaag CTGCAGGTTTCAGGACCTTAATGAAAGCGGAACTGAAATATTTCGTGACTGAAGGGTGGATGGACACGTTTGATGTTGGCCTGAAGATCTGCGGTGAGTCTGGAGGAAAACTTGTCCTCCCAGAGAACCATGAAGAAAACGACACGCTGCTGAagatcatgaaaaaaatgtctgcttcAATAGCTTGGATCAGTGCAACAGACAGGGCGGAGGAGGGGTCGTTTGTGGACAGTGAGGGCAGGGCGCTGAACTTCACTAAATGGAAATCTGGGGAACCTAACAATGCCAATGATGCTGAGGACTGTGTTAATGCTAATAGTGCTATGGAATGGAATGATGAACCCTGTGATCTAAAATATCTCATTGTTTGTGAGCTTAATGATTGA